The Polyangium mundeleinium genome contains the following window.
GTCGTTTTTACCCCACCACGGCCGCGTCCGCGACTAGGATGGAGCGTCGCCTCGCGCCGGCCCCTCGCTTTTCGCGGAGGGGATCGCCTGCGGGAGTCGCCCATGCGTTTCTCGCCCCTCGCGGATAGCCGCCTCGAAATCCTGAATCTGCTCGACCAGCCCGTCTGGATCACGGACCCGGACGCGGTGCGTATCGTGTGGGCGAACCGCGCAGCCGTGGCGCTCTGGCGCGCCGAGGACGTGCGGGAACTCGTCAACCGGGACCTCGCTCCGTCGCCGACGATCCGCGCGACGTTGCAGCAGCTCCGCGAGCGCGTGACGACCGGCGAGCGCTTCGGGTCGGAGCGGACGATCTATCCAAAGGGAGAACCCGTCCGTGTGCACATGAGCTTCAAGGCATTTCCGCTGCCCGACGGCCGCGGGGGCCTGCTCGTGGAGGCGACGCCGATTCGCGACGCGATCGACCCCGAGGTGGTGCGCGCGGCGGAGGCTGTCCGGTATGCGCCGCTCGTGGTGACGACACACGCGCTCGACGGATCGCTTCTGCAAGCGAATACGCTGGCGCGCGCGACGTTCGGCAATGCATTCTCGTTCGCGGGGATCTTCGCCGAGCCCGCGGAGGGGGCGCGCGTGCTCGCGCAAGTCGCGGGGGGCGAGCCGTTTTTCGAGGACGTGGAGGTCGTGACGACCGAGGGGACGCGGTGGTTTTCGGTCGCGGCGCGGCCGATTCCGGACGCCGTGACGGGCAAACCCAGCATTCTGGTGAGCGCGCACGACATGACGGCGCGTATCGAGGCGGAGCGCGCGAAGGACGACCTCGTGAGCGTGGTGAGCCACGAATTGCGCACGCCGTTGACCGCGATCCGAGGCGCGATCGGGCTCGTCGTGGGCGGCGTGGCGGGAAAGGATCCCGCGCTCCAGGCGGAGCTTTTGCAAATGGCGTCGGAGAACGTGCAGCGGCTCGGGCGGCTCGTGGACGATCTGCTCGACGTGCGAAAGCTCGCGGCGGGGAGCATTTCGCTGAAGTTCGCGAACGTGGATCTCGCGGACGTGGTGCGGGGCGCGGTGGAGCTTTATGCGCCGGCGACGCGGGCGAAGGAGATCGTGGTGGAGGCGGACGTGCCGGCGGGGATGCCGGTGTTCGTCGATCCGCAACGGATTCAGCAGGTCGTCCTGAATTTCCTGTCGAATGCGATCAAGCACTCGCCGGCCGGGGAGGTCGTGCGCGTGCATGCGCGATCGATCGCCGAGGGGTTCCGTGTCGAGGTGGCGGATCGGGGGCCCGGGGTGCCGGAGGCGTTCCGGGACAAGATTTTTCGGCGATTTTCGCAGGCCGACGCGTCGAGCACGCGCAGCATCGGCGGGACGGGGCTCGGGCTCTACATCGCAAAGACGATCGTGGTGATGCACGGCGGCCGCCTGGGATACGAGAACGGGAAGGCAGGCGGGGCGGTGTTTTTCTTCGAGTTGCCGGCGAAGGCGACGGATTAACGCGGGGGGCTGGCGAGCTTCTCGGGCGGCGTCTTGTCGAGGAGCGCCTCGCGGAGGAACGCGAGGAGGGCACGTTTTTCGTCGGCGGAGAGGCCGAGCGCGCGGACGTCGGGGTCCTGGTTCGGGACGGGGATCCCGAGGCCCTTGCCGCCGCCCTTGTCGTAGAAATCGACGACCTCTTCGAGCGTGCGGAAGGCGCCGTGGTGGAAATACGGCGCCGTGCGCGCGACGTCGCGGGTGGTCGGGGTCTTGAATGCGCCCTCGTCGGCCGGGCGTGAGGTGAAAGCGCCGCGGCCGCGGTCCGGATCGAGGGTGGTGCCACCGGGTTTGTCGGGGACGCCAAGGACGGCGAAGATGGGGACGGCGAAATCGAGCGGGCGGGAGCCGCCGAAGAACGGCGGAATGTGGCAGCGGGCGCAGCGGCCCTTGCCGGCGAAGACGTCGAGGCCGCGGCGGTGCAAGGGCGAGAGCGCAGGTTCGTCGCCGCGGGCAAACAGGTCGATCGGGGCGTCGCCGGGGACGAAGGCCTCGGATTCGAAGGCGGCGAGCGCGCGGCCGACGTTGTCGGTGGTGACGCCGGGCGTGGGGAGCGCCTGAAAGAGAGTGCGGAGGTCCGCGGCGGTTTCGATCGCGCGGAGGAGCTCGTCCGTTTCGAGGCCCATTTCGGCGCGGGCGCGGATGACGCCGAGGGCCTGGCGCTCGGGCGTGAGCGCGCGGCCGTCCCAGAGCTGGGCGGCGTGCAGCGGGGCATAAAGCAAGGTCGGGGTATGGCGCAGCGTGACGGCCGGATCGAGGGAAGGCGGGCGGACGAGGCCGTCGGCGAAGCCTTTTTCGGGGACGTGGCAGGTGACGCAGGAGCGAGCGTTGTTCTTGGACAATCGTTTGTCGAAGAAGAGCTTGCGGCCGAGCGCGGCCCAGGTGGCTTCGTCGCCGCTCGCGCCGCGCGGGCGGATGCGCGGGGCGGGGAGGGTGAGGGCCGAGACGGGTTCGTCCGCGTCGATCTTCGCGACCGGGAACCGGGCGCGGTAAGGCATTCGAACGGGGAGGCCGGCGGCGGCGACGAGGCGGCGGAGCGCGGCGCCGAGGCGGCCGGTGGCGAGGACGAAGCTCGCGCGGTCGTCGAGGTCGTCGGCGGTCTTCGCGGCGTCGAGGCGCGCGCGGAGGGGCCGGGTGATCTGTTTCACGGATTCGAGGGCGGCCGGGGTTTCAGCGGTCCCGGGGTTCGCGAGGGCCGCGGAGGCGGATTCGATGAAATCGAGGGTGCCGCGGAGATCGGCGAGGACGGCGGCGGAGCCCTCAGGGACGCCCTGGAACGATTCGAGCGCGAGGGCGCCGAGGTCGTACGCGGCGAGCGAGAGCGCATGCGCGACGACCCCGGGCACGGTCGGAATGCGGCGCGCTTCGCTCTGGAAGAGGCGCAAGGCGCGGTCGAGGGTGACCATTTCAATACGCGCGGCCGCGGCGTCCCCGAGGACGAGGGCGGCGTCGAGGCGGAGGAGCGCGCCGCCGCCTTCGTCGATGGAGCGCGGAGGGCCGAAGACGACCTCGCCGCCGAGGCTCTCCGGCCTGCGCCAGATCGGCGCCCCCGCGGCGAGGGAGCGGCGAAGGGCGAGGTAATGGGAATTCGTGTCGCCACGCCCCTGGGGCATTGCTGCCACGAGGGATTCGAGGGCTTCGAGGCCGCGGCGCGCAGGCTCCTCGACGACACGCGTGAGCGGGGAGGGCGGAGGTTCGGGCGGGGCCGTGGACACGACCGGCTTCGCGCTCGCGTCCGCGGGGGCGGGGCCCTCCGGCTCGTCCGGGCAGCCCGCGAGGAGCAGGGCCGCGAGGACGAGCGCGGAGAGGCGTTCAGGGCTCGTAGAGCGCTTTGCAGGCATCGAGCTTGGCCTGGTCGACCGTGGGCATCGCGAACGTGGGGGGCTCGGCGTGCGGGGGGTTTTCGAAATCGAACATTTCCCAGGGCGCCTCGGCGTTCGCGTCGCGGTTCGTGAGGGCCGGCATCTGGAAGCGGGCCTCAATGAAGCGCACGATCGAGGTGTGGTCGTAGGTGTTGTGACCGACGAAATGCTTCTTCGCGTAGGGAGAGACCACGAGGAGGGGGACGCGGACGCCGAGCTGGTCGAATTTCGCGTCGGTATCACCCGGCTCCAATTTCGGGACGATGTCGTCGGGCGGGCAGGCGGGCGGAGGCACGACGTGGTCGTAGAGGCCGCCATGCTCGTCATACGTGAGGAAGAGGGCCGAGCGGCTCCAGGCCGAGCTTTTCGCGAGGGCGTCGATGACGGTGGCGGAGAACTGCTCGCCGAGCATGGCGACCGCGGGCGGATGCTCGTCGTTCTGCGCATAACCTTCCCGCGCGATGCCCGGATCGACGAACACGACCTGGGGCAAGTTGCCGGTCTCGAGGTCGTAGAAGTAATTCTCGATCGGAACGAAATGCCCGTGCTCGTCCTTGCTGTACTGGAGGTACTTCTCGACGAAGATCGCGGCGCCGGGGGTGGTGGAGACGTACACGCGCCAGGAGACCTGCCGCATTTCGAGGTAATCGAAGAGCGTCTTGTCCGGCGTGACGAAACTGTTGTGGACGGCCCCGAAGGAGCTCGCCGCGTAGAGGTACATGCGATTCGGCCACGTGGGGCCGGGGACGGAGGAATGGTAGTGGTCCGCGATGGCAAACTCGTTCGCGAGCCAGTAATAAAACGGTAGATCGTCCTGGGTGTAGTAGCCGAGGCCGCGGCGGCCGCTCAGCATGTCCTCGGGGGCGCCGGCGCTCGGCAGCTCGTGCCAGCCGTCGTTGGTCTTGAAAAAACCGTCCATCTTGCCGCCGTTGATCTGCTCGTGCGTGCCGGTCCATTCGTGGTTCGTGTCCACGAAGCAGAGCTGGCTGTCGCGGAACGTGGCGACGGCGGTGCCGGTGTCGTCGGGGTTCGTGAAGTTCTCGGGCGCGACGTCGACGTCGTCCTGGCCGGCCTCGGGCAGCTTCTGGAAGTAATGGTCGAAGGAGCGATTCTCCATCATCATGACCACGATGTGGTCGATGGGAATCTCGGCGCCGTAGGGGCGCGACTTTCCTTGCGTCTCCGCGGGGAGCATGCCCGCCGTGTATCCGCACGAGGTCCGCTTCGCGGCGGCGTCGTCGTCGCTTGGCGGGACGACGTCGCGGTTCCATTCCGCGGGGCCCGGGAGCGGGGGCGGGGGCGGCGGTTCCTCGTCGGGCGTGCAGCCGACGAAGGCGAGGGTCGGGAGCAAAGCGAGGAGCAAAGAGCTGGCGCGGCGCATCGACTCCATCATCGCGCGCGAGCCCGGTGGCTGGCTACGAGAAAATCAGGGCGCAGGCGGAGGGAGCGCGACCGCCGGGGGCTGCTTGGCCGTCACGGGCTTGTCGGGCGCAGGCTTGTTGGGCGCGGGCGGGGTCTCGTTGCGGAACGTCGCGGGCTTCGTCGGCCCCTCGTCCGCCGCGGGCTTGCTCTCGGGCTTCGGCTCGTCGAGGTCCTCGCTCGGCGCGGGTTTGTCTTCGACGGGAGCCGCGACGGCGACAGCCTCGGCCTTGTCGTCCGGGGCCTCCTTGGCAGGGGCCGGCGCGGCCTTGGGCGGGGCCGGCTGCGCGACGTACACGACGACCTTGTCGCCCGGCGCGAGGGGGCTCGTGCGCGAGCGGTGGTTGATGCGTTCGAGCATGCCGAGGCTGAGATTGTATCGCTTCGACAACCCACGCCAGGTGTCACCCTCGCCGGCGGCGATCTCCAGGCGTTTGCGGCCCTTCAGGTTCTCGAAATGGGTGAAGAACTCGGTGGAGCCGACGGGCAGGACACGGGCCTCGGGTTCCTCCAGGACGAGCGCATTCGCGAGGGCGCGCTCGCGCGGGACGAAGACCTGCAAGGTCATTCCGTCATGAAGGGCCGCCGAGGCGTCGAGCGTGTTCCAGCGGGCGAGCTCGGCGGCAGAGACGGAGAGCGCGGAGGCGACCTCGCGCGCGGTGTCGCCCGCGACGACACGATAAAAGACGCGGCGGCGATCGGAGTAGGCGAAGGCCTCGGCCGGGACGACGATGACGGGCTTCTCGCCGCGCACGCCGGAAAAGACGCTGGCGACGGTGGGTTTGTCGGGGCCGGCTTCGGGGACGAGGAGGACGGTGCCGGGGCGGGCCTGTTCGCCGGAGCGGAGGCCGTTCAAGGAGAGCAAGGTGCTCTTCGTGGTGCCGCGGAGGGCGGCGATGTCCTCGATCGATTCGCCCCAGCGGACGAGGTGACGTTCGAGTTTGTCCTCGCGTTCGAGGAGCTTGGCGACGGTCTTGGCCGCGCGGGCGCCGGTGCCGGGCGGGACACGGACGACGAAGGAGGCGCCTTCTTTGGCGTCGGGGCCGAGCGGCGGGGTGCGGCCGACGGGGAGCTGGGGGTTCAAGTCCTCGACGGCGTCGAGGTCGACGCCGGCCGCGGTGGCCACGGTGCGGAGCGCGACGCCGGGGCCGACGGCGACTTTGTCGAAGGTGATCGCAGGCTCGGGCTCGACGCCGTCACAGCCGAAGACGGCGCAATTCTTGGCGACGATCGCCATGGAAACGATCTTGGGGACGTAGAGCGCGGTTTCGAGCGGGAGGCCGGCTTCGAGGCGGCTGAGCTCCCAGAAGTCGTTCGTGTTGTATTTGCGAATGGAGGCGAGGAGGCCCCCATACCCCATGTTGTACGCGGCGAAGGCGAGCTCCCAGGTCCCGAACCGGCGGTGGAGGTCGGAGAGGTAACGCGCGGCAGCGAGGGTGGAGCGTTCGGGGTCGAGGCGCTCGTCGATCCAGCGGTCGACGGTCAGGCCATAGATGCGGGCGCCCTCGGGCATGAACTGCCAGAGGCCGGCGGCGCCGACGGGCGAATGAATGGTCGGATCGAATCCGCTCTCGACGAGCGCGAGCCAGACGACGTCCTCGGGCAAACCCTGCTCGCGAAGGACACGGCGAATGGCCGCGCCATACCGGCCGCTCTTCTTGACCCACGAGGCGACCATGGAGCGGCCGCGGGGGTTGTTCTTGTAAAACTCGAGGTAACGGAGGACGCGTGCATCCCAGCGGACGGGGATGTCGGGGAGGTCGAGCTTTTTGAGGAAGGAGAGGTCGGCCGGCGCCGGCGGTTGGAGCGGCGCAGGGAGCGGCGCCGAAGGGGGAACGCCGGTGGCGAGGAGGACAGGGCCGCCCCGATCGAGCGTGGGCAAGTCGTCCGAGGGCCAAGGCGCGCCGGCATTCGGGGCTGGGGAGAAGAGGGCGAGGTCGAGCTCGCGGAGGGCGCGGAGCTCGGCCGATTCGTCCACACCGCGATGTTGCGTTGGCGGCAAGCCAGCGATGGCGCGGCGCGCATTCTCGTCGGGCTCGCCGGGCTCGCCGGGCTTGCGCGCGAGGGGCTTTTTGCCGGCGGGCTTCTTGGCAGCGGGCTTCTGCGCAGGCTTCGCGGAGGCCTGGGGCTTGGGCTTCTGCGCGGGCTTGGCGGCCGCAGGCTTGGCGGCCGCAGGCTTTACCCCGACAGGCGCGGGCTTCGGCTGGGCGAGGCTCGGCGGAGAAACGAGCGCGCCGGCGAGGAGCCAGCCGGCCGTGACGAACACGCGTGCGGCCTTTGGAAAGCGCATGACCCGAAGGCGGGTGTCTCACGGTGGGGACGCGGGGTCAACTTTCGCGCGGGGGCGTGGGGTTGCTTCGGATGCGTGGAGGGGGCAGTCTGCCGCACATGGGCCTAGCTGCGGAGAAGCGTGTGCGCGCGACGATTGCCGATCTCGAGGCCATCCCGAACAACAAGGTCGGTGAGATCATCAACGGTACGCTGTACGCATTTCCGCGTCCGGCGCCGCGGCACGCGCACGCATCGTCCGTGCTCGGGGGCGACCTCATGGGCCCATTTCAGCGTGGTCGAGGGGGGCCGGGCGGGTGGCGGATCTACGATGAACCAGAGCTTTTGCTCGGGCCCAAGGGCGAGGAGGACGTTCTCGTTCCCGACATCGCCGGCTGGCGGATCGAGCGGATGCCGCGTTTGCCGAGCACGGCGAGGTACACCCTCGCGCCGGATTGGGTCTGCGAGGTCCTGAGCCCGGGCACGGTGACGGTGGATCGCGCCGAGAAGATGCCGGCCTATGCGCGCCACGGCGTGCGACATGCGTGGCTCGTGGATCCGATCGCGCGCACCCTCGAAGTGTTCTTGCTGGAGAAAGGCCGCTGGGTGCTGCTCGGCGTGTATGGCGGGAGCGCGATCGTGCGCGCCGAGCCCTTTGATGCGATCGAGCTGGATCTCGCGGCGCTGTGGGAAGAGGTCGAAGAGGAAGCGCCGGTCGCCGCGGAAGAACCGGCGAAGGCGCCGCGGAAGGCACCTGCGAAAAAGAGCACCAAAAAGGCGCGTTCGCGGCGTTCG
Protein-coding sequences here:
- a CDS encoding PAS domain-containing sensor histidine kinase, giving the protein MRFSPLADSRLEILNLLDQPVWITDPDAVRIVWANRAAVALWRAEDVRELVNRDLAPSPTIRATLQQLRERVTTGERFGSERTIYPKGEPVRVHMSFKAFPLPDGRGGLLVEATPIRDAIDPEVVRAAEAVRYAPLVVTTHALDGSLLQANTLARATFGNAFSFAGIFAEPAEGARVLAQVAGGEPFFEDVEVVTTEGTRWFSVAARPIPDAVTGKPSILVSAHDMTARIEAERAKDDLVSVVSHELRTPLTAIRGAIGLVVGGVAGKDPALQAELLQMASENVQRLGRLVDDLLDVRKLAAGSISLKFANVDLADVVRGAVELYAPATRAKEIVVEADVPAGMPVFVDPQRIQQVVLNFLSNAIKHSPAGEVVRVHARSIAEGFRVEVADRGPGVPEAFRDKIFRRFSQADASSTRSIGGTGLGLYIAKTIVVMHGGRLGYENGKAGGAVFFFELPAKATD
- a CDS encoding cytochrome-c peroxidase, with protein sequence MPAKRSTSPERLSALVLAALLLAGCPDEPEGPAPADASAKPVVSTAPPEPPPSPLTRVVEEPARRGLEALESLVAAMPQGRGDTNSHYLALRRSLAAGAPIWRRPESLGGEVVFGPPRSIDEGGGALLRLDAALVLGDAAAARIEMVTLDRALRLFQSEARRIPTVPGVVAHALSLAAYDLGALALESFQGVPEGSAAVLADLRGTLDFIESASAALANPGTAETPAALESVKQITRPLRARLDAAKTADDLDDRASFVLATGRLGAALRRLVAAAGLPVRMPYRARFPVAKIDADEPVSALTLPAPRIRPRGASGDEATWAALGRKLFFDKRLSKNNARSCVTCHVPEKGFADGLVRPPSLDPAVTLRHTPTLLYAPLHAAQLWDGRALTPERQALGVIRARAEMGLETDELLRAIETAADLRTLFQALPTPGVTTDNVGRALAAFESEAFVPGDAPIDLFARGDEPALSPLHRRGLDVFAGKGRCARCHIPPFFGGSRPLDFAVPIFAVLGVPDKPGGTTLDPDRGRGAFTSRPADEGAFKTPTTRDVARTAPYFHHGAFRTLEEVVDFYDKGGGKGLGIPVPNQDPDVRALGLSADEKRALLAFLREALLDKTPPEKLASPPR
- a CDS encoding phospholipase C, whose protein sequence is MRRASSLLLALLPTLAFVGCTPDEEPPPPPPLPGPAEWNRDVVPPSDDDAAAKRTSCGYTAGMLPAETQGKSRPYGAEIPIDHIVVMMMENRSFDHYFQKLPEAGQDDVDVAPENFTNPDDTGTAVATFRDSQLCFVDTNHEWTGTHEQINGGKMDGFFKTNDGWHELPSAGAPEDMLSGRRGLGYYTQDDLPFYYWLANEFAIADHYHSSVPGPTWPNRMYLYAASSFGAVHNSFVTPDKTLFDYLEMRQVSWRVYVSTTPGAAIFVEKYLQYSKDEHGHFVPIENYFYDLETGNLPQVVFVDPGIAREGYAQNDEHPPAVAMLGEQFSATVIDALAKSSAWSRSALFLTYDEHGGLYDHVVPPPACPPDDIVPKLEPGDTDAKFDQLGVRVPLLVVSPYAKKHFVGHNTYDHTSIVRFIEARFQMPALTNRDANAEAPWEMFDFENPPHAEPPTFAMPTVDQAKLDACKALYEP
- a CDS encoding lytic transglycosylase domain-containing protein, producing MRFPKAARVFVTAGWLLAGALVSPPSLAQPKPAPVGVKPAAAKPAAAKPAQKPKPQASAKPAQKPAAKKPAGKKPLARKPGEPGEPDENARRAIAGLPPTQHRGVDESAELRALRELDLALFSPAPNAGAPWPSDDLPTLDRGGPVLLATGVPPSAPLPAPLQPPAPADLSFLKKLDLPDIPVRWDARVLRYLEFYKNNPRGRSMVASWVKKSGRYGAAIRRVLREQGLPEDVVWLALVESGFDPTIHSPVGAAGLWQFMPEGARIYGLTVDRWIDERLDPERSTLAAARYLSDLHRRFGTWELAFAAYNMGYGGLLASIRKYNTNDFWELSRLEAGLPLETALYVPKIVSMAIVAKNCAVFGCDGVEPEPAITFDKVAVGPGVALRTVATAAGVDLDAVEDLNPQLPVGRTPPLGPDAKEGASFVVRVPPGTGARAAKTVAKLLEREDKLERHLVRWGESIEDIAALRGTTKSTLLSLNGLRSGEQARPGTVLLVPEAGPDKPTVASVFSGVRGEKPVIVVPAEAFAYSDRRRVFYRVVAGDTAREVASALSVSAAELARWNTLDASAALHDGMTLQVFVPRERALANALVLEEPEARVLPVGSTEFFTHFENLKGRKRLEIAAGEGDTWRGLSKRYNLSLGMLERINHRSRTSPLAPGDKVVVYVAQPAPPKAAPAPAKEAPDDKAEAVAVAAPVEDKPAPSEDLDEPKPESKPAADEGPTKPATFRNETPPAPNKPAPDKPVTAKQPPAVALPPPAP
- a CDS encoding Uma2 family endonuclease — encoded protein: MRATIADLEAIPNNKVGEIINGTLYAFPRPAPRHAHASSVLGGDLMGPFQRGRGGPGGWRIYDEPELLLGPKGEEDVLVPDIAGWRIERMPRLPSTARYTLAPDWVCEVLSPGTVTVDRAEKMPAYARHGVRHAWLVDPIARTLEVFLLEKGRWVLLGVYGGSAIVRAEPFDAIELDLAALWEEVEEEAPVAAEEPAKAPRKAPAKKSTKKARSRRS